Proteins from a genomic interval of Acetivibrio cellulolyticus CD2:
- a CDS encoding transglutaminase-like domain-containing protein: MKKSLRYLLLISIVITICLNSVQAFGDTQTHLIVSNGVVLETLPTSVEGKVVLTGNTYKSKIKIIVSKDDTSTWYDVSLTKGKYKEEIWLIDGKGKYKISVVVHEYDRTYSYGPTLEVENTIDVNRFLVPTKHVESNNEEIIALAKSITQYSTTEKDKALSIYNWVAKNIEYDYDKYLRQINKNFDNDYGAVITLKTKTGVCYDYSTLVAALGRAVGLQVKVIKGNFVNPYRKELHAWNEIYIPEENRWVNVDTTFAHSLNTNYFDNSDFYTDHEKISEY; encoded by the coding sequence ATGAAAAAAAGCCTAAGATACTTACTACTAATTAGTATTGTCATCACTATTTGTCTGAATTCCGTACAAGCTTTTGGTGACACTCAAACCCATTTAATTGTCTCTAATGGTGTAGTACTCGAAACGCTTCCTACATCAGTTGAAGGCAAAGTTGTTCTTACCGGCAATACTTATAAAAGCAAAATCAAAATCATTGTTTCGAAGGACGACACGTCAACTTGGTATGATGTATCACTAACCAAAGGGAAATATAAAGAAGAAATATGGCTTATCGATGGTAAAGGAAAGTATAAAATTTCCGTCGTTGTTCATGAATACGATAGAACCTACTCTTATGGACCTACTTTAGAAGTTGAAAACACAATAGATGTTAATCGATTTTTGGTTCCAACCAAACATGTTGAAAGTAATAATGAAGAAATCATTGCACTTGCCAAAAGTATTACACAATATTCAACAACCGAAAAAGATAAAGCATTATCAATATACAATTGGGTAGCAAAAAACATTGAATATGATTATGATAAGTATTTAAGGCAAATCAATAAAAATTTTGATAATGACTATGGCGCCGTGATAACCCTAAAAACTAAAACTGGCGTATGTTATGATTATTCTACACTAGTAGCCGCTCTAGGAAGAGCAGTTGGACTACAGGTAAAAGTTATAAAAGGAAACTTTGTTAATCCCTATCGAAAGGAACTCCATGCCTGGAATGAAATATATATCCCTGAAGAAAATCGCTGGGTTAATGTAGATACAACCTTCGCACATAGTCTCAACACAAATTATTTTGATAATAGCGACTTTTATACAGACCATGAAAAGATTTCTGAATACTAA
- a CDS encoding THUMP domain-containing class I SAM-dependent RNA methyltransferase, with protein sequence MGKIHLIATSAFGIEAVVGRELEKLGYSDQYVENGKVTFSGDESAICKTNLWLRTADRVLLKMGEFKALSFDELFEQTKALPWEQWIPEDGEFPVDGKSVDSKLFSISDCQAIVKKAIVERLKQKYKCEWFKETGPRYRVEVSLLKDMATLTIDTSGSGLHKRGYRKLVGGAPLKETMACALIQISRWRHDRTLFDPFCGSGTIPIEAAMIGLDIAPGLNREFDAEKWPNIPKALWLDARKEARGMIKVDRELKIQGTDISEDAISLARYHAKMAGVDKYIHIQRMPMSEISSKNKYGFIICNPPYGERLGEIKEIEKLYKEMGTVFGSLDTWSHYILSSHPEFEKLFGRKANKKRKLYNGRILCNYYQFYGPPPPKNSRIE encoded by the coding sequence ATGGGGAAAATACATCTTATTGCAACATCTGCTTTTGGAATAGAGGCAGTTGTAGGTAGGGAACTTGAAAAGCTTGGATATAGCGATCAATATGTAGAAAACGGAAAAGTTACTTTTTCTGGTGATGAAAGTGCAATTTGTAAAACGAATTTGTGGCTTAGAACAGCAGACCGTGTATTATTGAAAATGGGAGAGTTCAAAGCTTTATCTTTTGATGAGCTATTCGAACAAACAAAAGCACTTCCATGGGAGCAGTGGATACCCGAAGACGGAGAATTTCCGGTGGATGGTAAATCTGTTGACTCAAAACTTTTTAGTATTTCTGACTGTCAGGCTATTGTAAAAAAGGCTATAGTTGAAAGGCTTAAGCAGAAGTATAAATGCGAATGGTTTAAGGAAACAGGTCCGCGATATAGGGTTGAAGTGTCATTGCTTAAAGATATGGCGACATTAACAATCGATACTAGCGGGTCAGGGCTTCATAAAAGAGGCTATAGGAAGCTTGTAGGAGGAGCCCCGCTAAAGGAGACAATGGCTTGCGCTTTAATCCAAATCAGTAGATGGAGACATGATCGGACACTTTTTGATCCATTTTGTGGTTCGGGAACTATTCCGATTGAAGCAGCTATGATTGGTTTGGATATTGCTCCAGGTCTAAACAGGGAGTTTGATGCTGAAAAATGGCCTAATATACCAAAGGCTCTTTGGTTGGATGCCAGAAAAGAAGCACGAGGGATGATTAAGGTTGATAGAGAGCTAAAGATTCAAGGTACTGATATTAGTGAGGATGCTATAAGCCTTGCCAGATACCATGCAAAGATGGCGGGGGTAGATAAGTATATACATATTCAGAGAATGCCTATGTCAGAAATCAGTTCTAAAAACAAATATGGCTTTATCATCTGTAATCCACCTTATGGCGAGCGCCTTGGAGAGATAAAAGAGATTGAAAAGCTGTATAAGGAAATGGGAACGGTATTTGGTTCATTGGATACCTGGTCACATTACATTTTATCTTCACATCCCGAATTCGAAAAGCTTTTTGGCAGGAAAGCAAATAAGAAAAGGAAATTGTATAATGGTAGGATTCTATGTAACTACTATCAGTTTTATGGGCCACCGCCACCAAAAAACAGCAGGATTGAGTGA
- a CDS encoding response regulator, whose translation MYVYCTSFNLVLYGLSNIIIRTFDHMDGTVLLIDYSEYEREKVKITFDNIGEFNFTEIDSMKMYYHVIHDLSNFSLIIIDISFPSESEGFEVISSLRKNAVTSNTPIIIITKSDNIEYKKYALKFNVSDFIIKPYQTKRLENSIRSTLKIENKFSYNLNSANVITMSVEDYIAKEFKIASRANQNLSIVFITHIDINKVSSESKKTLSHSQKEKAYQMAIEKVKSASRSTDTVIFNDGKDILVILPFTNAQGADKVMIKIKDSLIDGLNSLNLPNDYFYTVHTTFPHDGKNFQALMEKALKIVEDKIMLEKITYIGLNTLDHARKSYKKFN comes from the coding sequence ATGTATGTATATTGTACAAGCTTTAACTTGGTATTATATGGCTTATCAAATATTATAATAAGGACTTTTGATCATATGGATGGAACAGTATTGCTTATTGATTATTCTGAATATGAAAGAGAAAAAGTAAAGATAACCTTCGATAATATTGGAGAGTTTAATTTTACTGAAATTGACAGCATGAAAATGTATTATCATGTTATTCACGACTTGTCTAATTTTTCTCTGATAATTATTGATATTTCTTTTCCTTCTGAGAGCGAAGGCTTTGAAGTTATTTCTTCTCTTAGAAAAAATGCAGTCACCTCAAACACACCAATAATAATTATAACAAAATCTGATAACATTGAATATAAAAAATACGCACTCAAATTCAATGTAAGTGACTTTATTATTAAGCCTTACCAAACCAAGCGCCTCGAAAACTCAATAAGAAGTACCTTAAAAATCGAAAACAAATTCAGTTATAATCTAAATAGTGCAAATGTTATTACTATGTCTGTTGAAGACTATATTGCAAAAGAATTTAAAATAGCTTCAAGAGCAAATCAAAATTTATCAATAGTATTTATAACCCATATAGATATAAACAAAGTTTCCTCAGAGAGTAAAAAAACGCTTTCTCACTCTCAAAAGGAAAAAGCGTACCAAATGGCCATAGAAAAAGTCAAATCAGCTTCAAGATCCACCGATACAGTTATCTTCAATGACGGCAAGGATATATTAGTCATACTACCTTTTACAAACGCCCAAGGAGCTGATAAGGTAATGATCAAAATAAAGGATAGCCTGATTGATGGGCTGAATAGTTTGAACCTACCTAATGACTACTTCTACACCGTCCATACTACCTTCCCCCATGACGGCAAAAACTTTCAAGCGCTTATGGAGAAAGCGCTAAAAATAGTTGAAGACAAAATAATGCTTGAAAAAATCACTTATATTGGTTTGAACACACTTGATCACGCAAGAAAAAGCTACAAGAAGTTTAACTAA
- a CDS encoding cohesin domain-containing protein yields MLIILCIIISTASISFVQAAEQLQVDIGKVSGEPGSIVSVPVTFSNVPATGIYALSFSVNFDKSMLSVVSVEPGSLIEDPSDFNHYYNNVNGLASMSFEAPVDGSRMIDNNGVFASIKFKISETAPVGESYDITTNYSRTSFYSTGTEEIVNILCNNGAINVGADLKAEIGSVSGKPGSVVSVPITFSNVPKSGIYALSFRIGYDNTKIRVVGVESGSLVEKAEDFNMFINNTYNFTSMTFEAPIDGSRMIKSDGVFAQVKFQISDTALQGETYKISQISSNTSFYSTAVTEITDVIYADGAIKVGSDLQVDIGSTSGKAGSVVSVPITFTNVPKSGIYALSFRTNFDPQKVTVASIDAGSLIENASDFTTYYNNENGFASMTFEAPVDRARIIDSDGVFATINFKVSDSAKVGELYNITTNSAYTSFYYSGTDEIKNVVYNDGKIEVIASPTPTQSATPTVTPSATATPTQSATPTVTPSATATTTPTQSAKPTVTPSATATPTPTQSAKPTVTPSATATPTPTQSAKPTVTPSATATPTPTQSAMPTVTPSATATPTPTQSAMPTETPSATATPTPTQSAMPTVTPSATATPTPTQSAMPTVTPSATATPTPTQSAMPTVTPSATATPTPTQSAKPTVTPSATATPTPTQSAMPTVTPSATATPTPTQSAMPTVTPSATATPTPTQSAMPTVTPSATATPTPTKNAMPTVTPSATATPTPTQSAMPTVTPEVTTSATPTPTPTGSVTPGVTTSTTPTPTQTVKPTATTVNEGPGVIPGGNPDVNPSPITTPTPKPTATPTSGAVVEPTSEVPGPDGLPLSHTAYLKGYPNGLFLPDNNITRAEAATILAKLSGADVTYVSDKVSFPDVKDTHWALWAIKYTTDKGYFKGYTDGTFKPDQKITRAEFATIVYHFLGIEDTNITKYKFEDVKGHWAQVYIEKLTELKYISGYPNGNFEPQASIKRCESVALLNRALKRGPLYGTTQKFPDVPTTHWAFKDIAEGALDHQYIIEGTLEKLYVK; encoded by the coding sequence TTGCTGATAATATTGTGCATTATCATTAGTACTGCTTCGATATCATTTGTACAGGCTGCAGAACAATTGCAGGTAGACATTGGAAAAGTTAGTGGAGAACCAGGCAGCATAGTGTCTGTACCAGTGACATTTAGTAATGTACCAGCAACAGGTATATATGCTTTAAGTTTTAGTGTGAATTTTGATAAAAGTATGTTGAGTGTAGTTAGTGTTGAACCAGGGTCTTTAATAGAAGACCCTAGTGACTTCAATCATTACTACAATAATGTGAATGGACTTGCATCAATGTCATTTGAAGCCCCAGTAGATGGTAGTAGAATGATTGATAATAATGGAGTATTTGCATCAATCAAATTTAAGATTTCTGAAACTGCACCAGTAGGAGAATCTTATGATATTACTACCAATTATTCAAGAACTTCCTTTTACTCAACAGGCACTGAAGAGATTGTAAATATTTTATGTAATAATGGTGCAATTAATGTTGGGGCAGATTTGAAGGCAGAAATAGGAAGTGTAAGTGGAAAGCCAGGCAGTGTTGTTAGCGTTCCGATAACGTTTAGTAATGTACCTAAATCGGGAATTTACGCGTTGAGTTTTAGGATTGGTTATGATAACACTAAAATTAGAGTAGTAGGCGTTGAATCTGGAAGTCTAGTTGAAAAGGCAGAAGATTTTAATATGTTTATTAACAATACATATAATTTTACTTCTATGACTTTTGAGGCACCTATTGATGGCTCTAGAATGATAAAAAGTGATGGAGTATTTGCACAAGTAAAATTCCAGATATCTGATACAGCTTTACAAGGCGAAACATACAAAATATCCCAAATAAGTTCTAATACTTCCTTTTATTCTACAGCAGTAACGGAAATTACTGATGTTATATATGCTGATGGAGCAATTAAAGTTGGATCTGATTTACAGGTTGACATTGGAAGTACTAGTGGAAAAGCAGGTAGTGTTGTTAGTGTACCTATAACATTTACTAATGTACCTAAATCAGGTATCTATGCTCTAAGTTTTAGAACAAATTTCGACCCACAAAAGGTAACTGTAGCAAGTATAGATGCTGGCTCACTGATTGAAAATGCTTCTGATTTTACTACTTATTATAATAATGAAAATGGTTTTGCATCAATGACGTTTGAAGCCCCAGTTGATAGAGCTAGAATCATAGATAGTGATGGTGTATTTGCAACCATTAACTTTAAAGTTAGTGATAGTGCCAAAGTAGGTGAACTTTACAATATTACTACTAATAGTGCATATACTTCATTCTATTATTCTGGAACTGATGAAATCAAAAATGTTGTTTACAATGATGGAAAAATTGAGGTAATTGCAAGTCCAACACCAACACAGAGTGCAACACCGACAGTAACACCAAGTGCGACTGCGACACCAACACAGAGTGCAACGCCGACAGTAACACCAAGTGCAACTGCGACGACAACACCAACACAGAGTGCAAAGCCGACAGTAACACCAAGTGCAACTGCGACACCAACACCAACACAGAGTGCAAAGCCGACAGTAACACCAAGTGCAACTGCGACACCAACACCGACACAGAGTGCAAAGCCGACAGTAACACCAAGTGCAACTGCGACACCAACACCAACACAGAGTGCAATGCCGACAGTAACACCAAGTGCAACTGCGACACCAACACCAACACAGAGTGCAATGCCAACAGAAACACCAAGTGCAACTGCAACACCAACACCAACACAGAGTGCAATGCCGACAGTAACACCAAGTGCAACTGCAACACCAACACCAACACAGAGTGCAATGCCGACAGTAACACCAAGTGCAACTGCGACACCAACACCAACACAGAGTGCAATGCCGACAGTAACACCAAGTGCAACTGCGACACCAACACCAACACAGAGTGCAAAGCCGACAGTAACACCAAGTGCAACTGCGACACCAACACCAACACAGAGTGCAATGCCGACAGTAACACCAAGTGCAACTGCGACACCAACACCAACACAGAGTGCAATGCCGACAGTAACACCAAGTGCAACTGCGACACCAACACCAACACAGAGTGCAATGCCGACAGTAACACCAAGTGCAACTGCGACACCAACACCAACAAAAAATGCAATGCCGACAGTAACACCAAGTGCAACTGCGACACCAACACCAACACAGAGTGCAATGCCGACAGTAACACCAGAAGTAACAACTAGTGCAACACCGACACCAACACCAACAGGAAGTGTAACACCAGGTGTAACAACTAGTACAACGCCAACGCCAACACAGACTGTTAAGCCTACAGCAACAACAGTTAATGAAGGTCCAGGTGTAATTCCAGGTGGAAATCCAGATGTAAATCCTAGTCCGATAACAACACCAACACCAAAACCAACAGCGACACCTACATCGGGTGCTGTAGTTGAACCTACATCTGAAGTTCCAGGTCCAGATGGACTTCCATTAAGTCATACAGCTTACTTGAAAGGCTATCCGAATGGTTTATTCTTGCCTGATAATAATATTACCAGGGCTGAGGCAGCAACTATTTTGGCTAAGTTATCAGGTGCGGATGTGACATATGTAAGCGATAAAGTAAGTTTCCCTGATGTTAAGGATACACATTGGGCATTATGGGCAATTAAGTATACTACTGATAAGGGATATTTTAAAGGTTATACTGACGGAACATTTAAACCTGATCAGAAAATAACAAGAGCTGAATTTGCAACAATAGTGTACCATTTCCTTGGCATTGAAGATACAAATATTACAAAATATAAGTTTGAAGATGTGAAAGGACATTGGGCTCAAGTATATATTGAAAAACTTACTGAACTCAAGTATATTAGTGGATATCCTAATGGTAATTTCGAGCCTCAGGCAAGTATTAAGCGTTGTGAAAGTGTAGCACTTTTAAATAGGGCACTTAAGAGAGGACCATTGTATGGTACAACGCAGAAATTCCCAGATGTTCCTACAACACATTGGGCGTTTAAAGATATAGCTGAGGGTGCATTAGACCACCAGTACATTATTGAAGGAACTTTAGAAAAGCTATATGTTAAATAG
- a CDS encoding cohesin domain-containing protein, with protein sequence MKKAISVATIFLLLTTMYFQMFLQVNASDESYITMDLNKTSIELDDIITATIKISNIQKFAGYQVNIKFDPEVLQAVNPISGKEYQSSTMPLPGDLLNNSDFLSFSKAVNNLDNGELNICKSYITLEAYKNSGTEESTGSIAIIGFKVLQEKDTTISFADCTTMPNGITGTILFDWDGSRIASGYEIKQPSDIKVKVPPTPTETKVVTPTITKTATPTATATPTPTATATPTVTKTAIPTVTKTATPTATPTATPTATATPTTTNSYISIKLDKTSVVVGDIIKASIQINNINNFAGYQVNIKYDPTILQAVNFNTKSPFKISTLPLDGSILLNSNYSPFAYADNHVDKGILNFSKAYLGLEGYRTGGVAETSGVLGVVGFKVLKEGTTTVKFENADSISNGISGTLLSDWYGNRIYSGYSVNQPSSIKVVSASATPTPTKTITPTPTKTITPTPTKTITPTVTPNGFQVKIGSYVANYGDEVTVPVKYVNVPAKGISTTDMTIIYDKNMLKYLSGEVGSIVSNPNTNFGINKEADGKLKVLFLDYTMSDGYISSDGVFVKLKFKVISSARTSTSITVNDASFGDKDLKSVRATLYSGTLTLNSGVTVTPTSTVTPTSTVTPTKTTSVKTTPNSGTVVEPTEDIPAGVKTGEHKSYLKGYTDNCFRPKKEITRAEAAVIIAKFVDVGSSANSNNVNFPDVTNKHWAKESIELVTKVGLFKGYPDGSFKPDQTIKRGEFAAVIYNLLDLDASTGLSNNFTDIDDHWAKSFILKLANLRYINGYSDGTFKPDNKIKRDECVVLVNRALNRGPLNGATLDFTDVPKNYWAFKDIAEGSLDHKYYINSDEEEVIIK encoded by the coding sequence ATGAAAAAAGCAATTAGTGTAGCTACCATTTTTCTATTGTTGACAACAATGTACTTTCAAATGTTTTTGCAGGTAAATGCAAGCGATGAGTCTTATATAACAATGGATCTTAATAAAACATCCATAGAGCTAGATGATATAATAACCGCGACAATTAAGATAAGTAATATTCAAAAATTCGCTGGATATCAAGTTAATATTAAATTCGATCCAGAAGTACTTCAGGCTGTAAATCCCATATCAGGTAAAGAATATCAGAGTTCTACAATGCCACTACCAGGTGATTTGTTAAATAATTCTGATTTCTTAAGTTTTTCTAAAGCAGTAAATAATTTAGATAATGGAGAACTTAACATCTGTAAATCATATATAACCCTTGAAGCCTATAAGAATAGCGGGACGGAAGAGAGTACTGGTTCTATTGCCATTATAGGCTTTAAAGTTTTGCAGGAAAAGGACACTACTATTTCCTTTGCCGATTGTACTACTATGCCCAATGGTATAACGGGTACTATATTATTTGACTGGGATGGAAGTAGGATAGCCTCCGGGTATGAAATAAAACAACCTTCAGATATTAAGGTTAAAGTACCTCCAACACCTACAGAAACAAAAGTAGTTACACCTACAATAACCAAAACAGCGACACCTACAGCAACAGCAACACCAACACCAACAGCAACAGCAACACCTACAGTAACGAAGACAGCGATACCTACAGTAACGAAAACAGCAACACCAACAGCAACACCAACAGCAACACCAACAGCAACAGCAACACCAACTACAACTAACAGTTACATATCAATAAAGTTAGATAAGACGTCAGTTGTTGTTGGAGATATAATTAAGGCATCTATACAGATAAACAATATTAATAATTTTGCAGGATATCAGGTTAATATAAAATATGACCCGACAATTTTGCAGGCTGTAAACTTTAATACGAAAAGTCCTTTTAAAATTAGCACACTTCCATTAGATGGTAGTATATTGCTTAATTCTAATTATAGTCCTTTTGCATACGCTGATAATCATGTTGACAAAGGAATTCTCAATTTCAGTAAGGCTTATTTGGGACTTGAAGGATACAGGACAGGTGGGGTGGCTGAAACGTCAGGGGTTTTAGGGGTTGTTGGGTTTAAAGTATTAAAAGAGGGTACTACAACTGTTAAGTTTGAAAATGCAGATAGCATTTCAAATGGAATAAGTGGTACTCTGCTTAGTGACTGGTACGGAAATCGCATATACTCTGGGTATTCTGTTAATCAACCAAGTAGTATTAAAGTTGTATCTGCTTCAGCAACACCTACACCAACCAAAACTATAACACCTACACCAACCAAAACTATAACACCTACACCAACCAAAACTATAACACCAACTGTAACACCAAATGGATTCCAAGTAAAAATTGGTTCGTATGTAGCAAACTATGGTGATGAAGTAACGGTGCCTGTGAAATATGTAAACGTACCTGCTAAAGGAATCAGTACAACGGACATGACAATTATATATGATAAAAATATGCTCAAATATTTAAGTGGAGAAGTTGGAAGCATAGTTTCAAATCCTAATACAAACTTTGGAATAAATAAAGAAGCAGATGGTAAGTTAAAGGTATTGTTCCTTGACTATACAATGAGTGATGGCTATATTAGTTCTGATGGAGTGTTTGTAAAGCTCAAATTTAAAGTAATAAGTTCTGCAAGGACATCTACTAGTATAACAGTAAATGATGCATCCTTTGGAGATAAAGATCTGAAAAGTGTACGTGCAACATTATATTCTGGGACTCTTACTTTAAATAGTGGAGTGACTGTAACTCCAACAAGTACTGTAACTCCAACAAGTACTGTAACTCCAACAAAGACTACGTCAGTAAAAACAACACCAAACAGTGGTACTGTTGTAGAACCTACTGAGGATATACCTGCTGGTGTTAAAACTGGAGAACATAAATCATATCTTAAGGGATATACTGACAATTGTTTTAGACCAAAGAAGGAGATAACAAGGGCAGAAGCTGCAGTTATAATTGCAAAATTCGTTGATGTAGGTAGCTCAGCAAATTCTAATAATGTTAATTTCCCAGATGTCACCAATAAACATTGGGCAAAAGAGTCTATTGAACTTGTTACTAAGGTTGGATTGTTTAAAGGATATCCTGATGGTAGTTTTAAGCCCGATCAGACAATAAAAAGAGGTGAATTTGCAGCTGTTATTTACAACTTGCTTGATCTTGATGCAAGTACAGGCTTGAGTAATAATTTTACCGATATAGATGACCATTGGGCAAAAAGCTTTATACTAAAGCTTGCTAATTTACGATATATCAATGGTTATTCCGATGGGACTTTTAAGCCAGATAATAAAATTAAACGCGATGAGTGTGTCGTTTTGGTTAATAGGGCTTTAAATAGAGGGCCACTGAATGGTGCAACATTAGATTTCACTGATGTACCTAAAAACTATTGGGCATTTAAAGATATTGCAGAAGGATCTTTAGATCATAAGTATTATATAAATTCAGATGAGGAAGAAGTTATTATAAAATAA